The proteins below are encoded in one region of Cyclopterus lumpus isolate fCycLum1 chromosome 8, fCycLum1.pri, whole genome shotgun sequence:
- the retreg3 gene encoding reticulophagy regulator 3, producing the protein MAHIGAMQDAAAEDCSVPQGPGVCLRSRPFSSERDGQVRAVKAVLQSSLGPYEPALTYLQSVLVWERPLQCVLLYTVVNVVFWFFALTSLRMLFLLASGLALVVCVDTWRNKILPEIGVRNLDESENESWGLVQPGILSVPELVHHIAEAWVSGAVLASSVMQYKQHNPGKFCILTCGLFTCLAVVGSHIPGLVLSYSAMWATVLAPLGAYHRVFQHVCMKLDPVLQRLDFSVCGYMMSKPVDNQFLRRPLRVLASGENSDSEEEELAAFCPTFDDAIVAKELALTDSEHSDAEVSYTDNGTFNLSRGQTPLTEGSEDFDRHSDAEESFARDLQGFPSINPDATLMDDDDDDTSIGLLSLGLSGLASHRASVLDAHLDSDQEDLDAELSLSGLPPASDFAGDLAGVIASNMIQAALAGALQPRPPASQRREGPPRAGAQRSYRKQSSSELDTDLDVEDFEMLDQSELNQMDPLGGGGSTRRGESQGSNFLSSLLGKPQ; encoded by the exons ATGGCGCACATTGGTGCAATGCAAGACGCAGCCGCGGAGGACTGCTCTGTCCCGCAAGGGCCCGGTGTCTGCCTGCGAAGTCGACCGTTCTCCAGCGAGAGAGACGGCCAGGTGCGGGCTGTCAAAGCGGTTCTTCAGTCCAGCCTGGGGCCCTACGAGCCCGCCCTGACCTACCTACAGTCCGTCCTGGTGTGGGAAAGACCTCTACAGTGTGTGCTTCTCTACACGGTGGTCAACGTGGTGTTCTG GTTCTTCGCCCTGACCTCACTGCGCATGCTGTTCCTGCTGGCTTCTGGTCTGGCTCTGGTTGTCTGTGTTGATACCTGGAGAAATAAGATCTTGCCAGAGATTGGAG tcAGAAACCTGGATGAATCAGAAAATGAGAG cTGGGGTCTGGTGCAGCCTGGCATCCTCAGTGTGCCTGAACTGGTCCACCACATCGCTGAGGCTTGGGTCAGTGGAGCAGTTCTTGCATCCAGTGTGATGCAGTACAAACAACACAACCCTGGCAAG TTCTGCATCCTGACCTGTGGACTGTTCACCTGCTTGGCTGTGGTTGGAAGCCACATTCCTGGATTGGTGCTCTCCTACTCTGCTA TGTGGGCCACTGTCCTGGCTCCTCTGGGAGCCTATCACAGGGTTTTTCAGCATGTGTGCATGAAGCTGGATCCGGTCCTGCAGAGACTGGACTTTAGTGTTTGTGGCTACATGATGTCAAAGCCTGTTGATAATCAGT TCCTGCGGAGGCCTCTGCGTGTTTTAGCCTCAGGTGAAAACAGTGatagcgaggaggaggagctggctgCTTTCTGCCCAACA TTTGATGATGCCATCGTTGCTAAAGAACTCGCTCTGACGGACTCTGAGCACTCTGATGCTGAGGTGTCCTACACTGATAATGGAACATTTAACCTATCGCGTGGCCAGACTCCGCTCACGGAGGGCTCTGAGG ACTTTGACAGACACAGTGATGCTGAGGAATCGTTTGCTCGAGACCTCCAAGGCTTCCCGTCCATAAACCCCGATGCCACTCTGAtggatgatgacgacgatgacaCGAGCATCGGTCTACTAAGTCTGGGTCTGTCTGGGCTAGCTAGTCACCGGGCCTCAGTGCTGGATGCTCATCTGGACTCGGATCAGGAGGATCTGGATGCAGAACTTTCTCTCAGCGGCCTGCCACCTGCCTCTGATTTCGCCGGAGACTTGGCCGGAGTCATCGCCAGCAACATGATCCAGGCAGCGCTGGCTGGGGCGCTGCAACCTCGGCCTCCTGCTAGCCAGCGCAGAGAAGGCCCTCCCAGGGCTGGAGCCCAGCGAAGCTACCGCAAGCAGTCCAGCTCTGAGCTGGACACAGACTTGGACGTAGAGGACTTTGAAATGCTGGATCAGTCTGAACTGAACCAGATGGATCCccttggaggaggagggagtacTAGAAGGGGGGAGAGCCAGGGGTCTAACTTCTTGTCTAGCCTGCTAGGTAAACCACAgtag
- the tubg1 gene encoding tubulin gamma-1 chain isoform X2 has product MPREIITLQLGQCGNQIGFEFWKQLCAEHGISPEGIVEEFATEGNDRKDVFFYQADDEHYIPRAVLLDLEPRVIHSILNSPYANLYNPENIYLSEHGGGAGNNWASGYSQGKKIQEDIFDIIDREADGSDSLEGFVLCHSIAGGTGSGLGSYLLEKLNDRYPKKLVQTYSVFPNQDEMSDVVVQPYNSLLTLKRLTQNADCVVVLDNTALNRIATDRLHIQNPSFSQINQLVSTIMSASTTTLRYPGYMNNDLIGLIASLIPTPRLHFLMTGYTPLTTDQSVASVRKTTVLDVMRRLLQPKNVMVSTGREKQPSHCYIAILNIIQGEVDPTQVHKSLQRIRERKLASFIPWGPASIQVALSRKSPYLPSAHRVSGLMMANHTSISSLFERTCRQYDKLRKREAFLEQFRKEDIFKDNFDELDNSREVVQQLIDEYSAATRPDYISWGTQEQ; this is encoded by the exons ATGCCGCGAGAAATCATCACGCTCCAGCTCGGACAGTGTGGAAATCAAA tTGGTTTTGAGTTTTGGAAGCAGCTGTGTGCGGAGCATGGCATCAGTCCGGAGGGGATTGTTGAGGAGTTTGCAACTGAGGGGAACGACAGGAAGGACGTGTTCTTCTATCAG GCTGACGATGAGCACTACATCCCACGTGCGGTTCTCCTGGATCTAGAGCCGAGGGTGATCCACTCCATCCTCAACTCTCCCTATGCAAACCTTTACAACCCAGAGAACATCTACCTCTCCGAGCACGGAGGAGGCGCCGGGAACAACTGGGCTAGTGGATATTCACAG GGTAAAAAAATCCAAGAAGACATCTTTGACATCATTGACCGGGAGGCAGATGGCAGCGACAGTCTGGAG GGATTCGTCCTGTGTCATTCCATCGCTGGGGGGACGGGCTCGGGGCTTGGATCCTATTTGCTGGAGAAACTCAACGACAG GTACCCAAAGAAGCTGGTGCAGACTTACTCTGTTTTCCCAAATCAGGATGAGATGAGTGACGTGGTCGTTCAGCCGTACAACTCGCTGCTCACACTGAAGAGGCTCACCCAGAACGCCGACTGCGTG GTGGTGTTGGACAACACGGCTCTGAATCGCATCGCCACCGACAGGCTGCATATCCAGAACCCCTCGTTCTCCCAGATCAATCAGCTG GTTTCCACCATCATGTCTGCCAGCACAACCACTCTGCGCTACCCAGGCTACATGAACAACGACCTCATTGGCCTGATTGCATCCCTCATCCCCACACCCCGCCTCCACTTCCTGATGACCGGCTACACACCACTTACTACTGACCAGTCG GTTGCTAGCGTGAGGAAGACCACGGTGCTGGATGTGATGAGGAGGCTTCTGCAGCCCAAGAACGTGATGGTGTCCACGGGACGAGAGAAGCAGCCCAGCCACTGCTACATCGCCATCCTGAACATCATCCAGGGGGAGGTCGACCCCACGCAG GTGCATAAAAGCCTCCAAAGGATCCGGGAGCGTAAGCTTGCCAGCTTCATTCCATGGGGTCCCGCCAGCATCCAGGTGGCTTTGTCTAGGAAGTCCCCGTACCTGCCTTCGGCCCACCGAGTCAGCGGCCTGATGATGGCCAACCACACAAGCATCTCCTCT CTGTTTGAGCGGACGTGCCGGCAGTACGACAAACTGCGTAAGCGCGAAGCCTTCCTGGAGCAGTTCCGCAAAGAGGACATATTCAAGGACAACTTTGACGAGCTGGACAACTCTCGCGAAGTCGTCCAGCAGCTGATCGACGAGTACAGCGCGGCCACGCGGCCCGACTACATTTCCTGGGGCACGCAAGAACAGTGA
- the tubg1 gene encoding tubulin gamma-1 chain isoform X1 translates to MPREIITLQLGQCGNQIGFEFWKQLCAEHGISPEGIVEEFATEGNDRKDVFFYQADDEHYIPRAVLLDLEPRVIHSILNSPYANLYNPENIYLSEHGGGAGNNWASGYSQGKKIQEDIFDIIDREADGSDSLEGFVLCHSIAGGTGSGLGSYLLEKLNDRSTNATCWKTFFFFFFGGQNISLCVCIIYILICRYPKKLVQTYSVFPNQDEMSDVVVQPYNSLLTLKRLTQNADCVVVLDNTALNRIATDRLHIQNPSFSQINQLVSTIMSASTTTLRYPGYMNNDLIGLIASLIPTPRLHFLMTGYTPLTTDQSVASVRKTTVLDVMRRLLQPKNVMVSTGREKQPSHCYIAILNIIQGEVDPTQVHKSLQRIRERKLASFIPWGPASIQVALSRKSPYLPSAHRVSGLMMANHTSISSLFERTCRQYDKLRKREAFLEQFRKEDIFKDNFDELDNSREVVQQLIDEYSAATRPDYISWGTQEQ, encoded by the exons ATGCCGCGAGAAATCATCACGCTCCAGCTCGGACAGTGTGGAAATCAAA tTGGTTTTGAGTTTTGGAAGCAGCTGTGTGCGGAGCATGGCATCAGTCCGGAGGGGATTGTTGAGGAGTTTGCAACTGAGGGGAACGACAGGAAGGACGTGTTCTTCTATCAG GCTGACGATGAGCACTACATCCCACGTGCGGTTCTCCTGGATCTAGAGCCGAGGGTGATCCACTCCATCCTCAACTCTCCCTATGCAAACCTTTACAACCCAGAGAACATCTACCTCTCCGAGCACGGAGGAGGCGCCGGGAACAACTGGGCTAGTGGATATTCACAG GGTAAAAAAATCCAAGAAGACATCTTTGACATCATTGACCGGGAGGCAGATGGCAGCGACAGTCTGGAG GGATTCGTCCTGTGTCATTCCATCGCTGGGGGGACGGGCTCGGGGCTTGGATCCTATTTGCTGGAGAAACTCAACGACAGGTCAACAAATGCAACTTGttggaaaaccttttttttttttttttttggaggccaaaacatttctttgtgtgtgtgtataatatacatTCTGATCTGCAGGTACCCAAAGAAGCTGGTGCAGACTTACTCTGTTTTCCCAAATCAGGATGAGATGAGTGACGTGGTCGTTCAGCCGTACAACTCGCTGCTCACACTGAAGAGGCTCACCCAGAACGCCGACTGCGTG GTGGTGTTGGACAACACGGCTCTGAATCGCATCGCCACCGACAGGCTGCATATCCAGAACCCCTCGTTCTCCCAGATCAATCAGCTG GTTTCCACCATCATGTCTGCCAGCACAACCACTCTGCGCTACCCAGGCTACATGAACAACGACCTCATTGGCCTGATTGCATCCCTCATCCCCACACCCCGCCTCCACTTCCTGATGACCGGCTACACACCACTTACTACTGACCAGTCG GTTGCTAGCGTGAGGAAGACCACGGTGCTGGATGTGATGAGGAGGCTTCTGCAGCCCAAGAACGTGATGGTGTCCACGGGACGAGAGAAGCAGCCCAGCCACTGCTACATCGCCATCCTGAACATCATCCAGGGGGAGGTCGACCCCACGCAG GTGCATAAAAGCCTCCAAAGGATCCGGGAGCGTAAGCTTGCCAGCTTCATTCCATGGGGTCCCGCCAGCATCCAGGTGGCTTTGTCTAGGAAGTCCCCGTACCTGCCTTCGGCCCACCGAGTCAGCGGCCTGATGATGGCCAACCACACAAGCATCTCCTCT CTGTTTGAGCGGACGTGCCGGCAGTACGACAAACTGCGTAAGCGCGAAGCCTTCCTGGAGCAGTTCCGCAAAGAGGACATATTCAAGGACAACTTTGACGAGCTGGACAACTCTCGCGAAGTCGTCCAGCAGCTGATCGACGAGTACAGCGCGGCCACGCGGCCCGACTACATTTCCTGGGGCACGCAAGAACAGTGA